A genomic window from Labrus bergylta chromosome 7, fLabBer1.1, whole genome shotgun sequence includes:
- the ano2a gene encoding anoctamin-2, protein MSETSSIHSAKLVSLARSISGLGLEASNGGTVNFPANNDTPPPESGIELGPGLYFADGKRKVDYVLCYKYKKRRASKPRLSIASNGSIPMPIPIISRFDVESGEVGPAAIDLEESKLTEEEKAVMREEFETNLLEAGLQIERDKERLNSLRFLRLHIPWPILSREAELQKIKVAVKKKFELRKPTGFAGVWDSIMTTLNTPFQPDVPDFDIQRDTKTLKYPFIRDKLHLYDIKSTDTVFDNSTRSRIVAEIISRITCRQTCQTTGMNSLLSQGVYESAFPLHDGSFTRRGRKDQRNDRQLLHEEWANYGVMHKYQPVDHIRKYFGEQIGFYFAWLGVYTQLLIPPSVLGIIVFLYGLFTVDANVPSQETCDDNLNITMCPLCDGVCDYWQLSTVCSLSRASYLFDNGATTLFAIFMSLWAACFLEHWKRREMCLKHTWDLTSLEDEEDRKQEELRPEYEEALKEKKAKMKAMSKKKMSQAVPGVDGETDQMLSSQREPESLDIEDHLSGLLINVSTLLLLIFVTFSAVVGVAVYRICMLTVWSMNPDHDAKASVRMTVTTTGIILNMLIVLVLEEVYGAIAEWLTELELPKTKEEFQERLIFKSFFLKSMNAFAPIFYVAFFKGRFAGRPGDYVYVFGDYRMEECAPPGCLIELCIQLSMIMLGKQLIQNNVFEVLIPKLKKMYRTIQENKGKKREADEDDEEEKRPKQQFDKDIILEPYEGVTPEYMEMMIQYGFVSLFVASFPLAPAFALLNNIIEIRLDAAKFVTEIQRPDAVRCKDIGVWYKILCGISKFSVITNAFVISFTSEFVPRMIYQYMYSVNGTMDGYTEHSLAYFNVSNFPPGTAPPTTISMCRYKDYRDAPWEADPYSFSKEYWSTLAAKLVFVIFFQNLAMFLSMLVAWMVPDVPRSLRDQLKKENMMLMEFLLNQDQEASAKFLSPRPSVTCVPTSTIDIVVEEPPDEQEEQEKEQEKEQEEDEEEEGDVLSLDVLRRTSDGDPEAEKMFKDVEDDEQEERGGEGEEEEKVEEVESEQKVEEGELKGEEGKADIEQEGGEEKEEEEETERKEEEKEVEVETAVDEHFNLDDLMMELGLLDEEPSLSVTLNAEFPRSGSKQEVQKDHEPPSNPSSHAGSTQSLKGSTAGLTESSVDTRLFSLIAPPPPPREPGSRAKARCSTLPSRHRGAETCFSLPRPSHSTSLTRFNQTATLTPLFPLDSSLSASSNPFTPPHTPVSPSSTNPTTSPPAQRPKAPSELFALKGPPPQQPRSRGKARCSTLPPRQRAPGPEEHSTKPSHSTSFTELGDHATQ, encoded by the exons ATGAGTGAGACATCGTCCATTCACTCAGCAAAGCTGGTTTCATTGGCCCGATCAATATCCGGGCTCGGGCTTGAAGCCTCTAATGGAGGCACTGTCAACTTCCCTGCAAACAACGACACCCCGCCTCCA GAGTCCGGCATCGAACTCGGCCCTGGGCTTTACTTTGctgatggaaaaagaaaagtggactACGTCCTTTgctacaaatacaaaaaaaggcGAGCATCCAAGCCGCGCCTTTCCATTGCATCCAATGGGAGTATACCAATGCCGATACCAATTATAAGCCGATTTGATGTGGAGTCTGGGGAGGTAGGTCCGGCTGCAATAGACCTGGAGGAGTCGAAgctgacagaggaggaaaaggcCGTAATGAGGGAGGAGTTTGAAACGAATCTACTGGAAGCCGGACTGCAGATTGAGCGTGACAAAgag AGGTTAAACAGTCTTCGGTTTCTTCGGCTGCACATCCCGTGGCCAATACTCAGCCGAGAAGCAGAGCTTCAGAAAATCAAAGTTGCTGTGAAAAAG AAGTTTGAATTGCGGAAACCGACAGGCTTTGCCGGAGTCTGGGATTCCATTATGACGACACTGAACACACCGTTTCAACCAGACGTCCCCGACTTTGACATccagagagacacaaaaaccCTTAAATACCctttcatcagagacaaactccACCT GTACGACATCAAGTCGACAGACACGGTGTTTGACAATTCAACACGCAGCAGAATA GTGGCTGAGATTATATCACGCATCACCTGCAGACAAACCTGCCAAACCACTG GCATGAACTCATTATTGTCTCAGGGTGTCTATGAATCTGCCTTCCCTCTTCATGAT gGGTCCTtcacaagaagaggaagaaaagatcaGCGTaatgacagacag CTCCTACATGAAGAATGGGCTAACTATGGAGTTATGCATAAATATCAGCCTGTGGACCATATCAG GAAGTACTTTGGAGAGCAGATTGGGTTTTACTTTGCCTGGCTGGGTGTTTATACTCAGCTCCTCATCCCTCCCTCTGTACTTGGCATCATTGTCTTCCTGTACGGCCTCTTCACTGTGGATGCCAATGTGCCAAG CCAGGAGACATGTGATGACAACCTGAACATAACCATGTGTCCGCTGTGTGATGGCGTCTGTGACTACTGGCAGCTGAGCACTGTTTGCTCTCTGTCCCGAGCATCATACCTGTTTGACAACGGAGCCACGACCCTCTTTGCAATTTTTATGTCCCTGTGGG CCGCCTGTTTCCTCGAGCACTGGAAGAGGCGAGAGATGTGTCTGAAACATACGTGGGATCTGACCAGCTTGGAGGACGAGGAG GACCGGAAGCAG gaggagctgaggcctGAATATGAAGAGGctctgaaggagaaaaaagcTAAGATGAAAGCAATGTCTAAGAAGAAG ATGAGTCAAGCGGTGCCTGGTGTGGATGGAGAAACGGATCAGATGCTGTCCTCCCAG cGAGAGCCGGAGTCTCTGGATATTGAGGATCACCTGTCAGGTTTACTCATCAATGTGTCCACCTTACTACTACTG ATCTTCGTAACCTTCTCGGCTGTGGTCGGGGTGGCAGTTTACCGTATCTGCATGTTAACCGTGTGGTCCATGAACCCCGATCACGACGCCAAGGCCAGCGTGAGGATGACTGTCACCACCACAGGCATCATCCTGAACATGCTTATTGTTTTGGTGCTGGAGGAGGTCTATGGAGCAATCGCTGAGTGGCTGACCGAGCTGG AACTGCCAAAGACAAAGGAAGAGTTTCAAGAGAGGCTGATCTTTAAGTCTTTCTTTCTCAAGTCCATGAACGCCTTTGCACCTATTTTCTACGTTGCCTTCTTTAAGGGCAG GTTTGCTGGGCGGCCTGGCGATTATGTTTACGTCTTTGGGGACTATCGCATGGAGGAG TGTGCTCCACCGGGCTGCCTCATTGAGTTGTGCATCCAGCTCAGCATGATCATGCTCGGAAAGCAGCTCATCCAGAACAATGTGTTCGAAGTTCTCATACC TAAgctgaaaaaaatgtacagaacAATACAGGAgaataaaggaaagaaaagagaagcagatgaggatgatgaagaagagaagagaccAAAGCAACAATTTGACAAAGATATCATCCTTGAACCGTACGAAGGAGTGACCCCAGAGTACATGGAAATGA TGATCCAGTACGGGTTTGTGTCTCTTTTCGTCGCCTCTTTCCCACTGGCGCCGGCATTCGCTCTGCTCAACAACATCATCGAGATCCGTCTCGATGCTGCAAAATTTGTCACTGAGATCCAGCGGCCTGATGCTGTGAGGTGTAAAGACATAG GGGTTTGGTACAAAATTCTCTGTGGAATCAGCAAGTTCTCTGTCATAAccaat GCATTTGTCATCTCCTTCACATCGGAGTTTGTCCCACGGATGATTTACCAGTACATGTACAGTGTGAATGGCACTATGGATGGATACACCGAGCACTCACTGGCCTACTTTAATGTCAGCAACTTTCCACCGGGCACTGCGCCACCCACCACCATCTCCATGTGCAG atATAAGGACTACAGAGACGCACCGTGGGAGGCAGACCCTTACAGCTTCTCTAAAGAGTACTGGTCCACGCTGGCAGCAAAACTtgtctttgtcattttcttccAG AACCTCGCCATGTTCCTCAGCATGTTGGTTGCCTGGATGGTCCCAGACGTACCACGATCGCTGCGGGATCAGTTGAAGAAAGAGAACATGATGCTGATGGAGTTTTTGCTGAATCAAGACCAAGAAGCAAGTGCCAAATTTCTCTCTCCAAGACCATCTGTAACCTGCGTCCCCACCAGCACCATAGACATTGTGGTGGAGGAACCACCAGATgaacaggaggagcaggagaaagagcaggagaaagagcaggaggaggacgaggaggaggagggagatgtTCTCAGTCTGGATGTACTCAGAAGAACAAGTGATGGTGATCCGGAGGCTGAAAAGATGTTCAAAGATGTTGAAGACGATGAACAGGAAGAacgaggaggtgaaggagaagaagaagaaaaagttgagGAGGTGGAGAGCGAACAAAAAGTGGAAGAGGGAGAActaaaaggagaagaaggaaaggCAGATATTGAGCAAGAGgggggagaagaaaaagaagaagaggaagaaacagaaagaaaggaggaagaaaaggaagtgGAAGTGGAGACGGCTGTGGACGAGCATTTCAATCTGGACGATTTAATGATGGAACTGGGCCTGCTGG ATGAGGAACCATCATTGAGCGTCACTCTAAATGCAGAATTTCCTCGCTCAGGCTCCAAACAGGAAGTCCAGAAAGACCACGAGCCTCCATCGAATCCGTCATCTCACGCGGGCTCGACCCAAAGTCTGAAGGGCTCAACGGCAGGACTAACAGAATCGAGTGTTGACACGAGGCTCTTCTCGCTtattgctcctcctcctcctcccagagAGCCAGGCTCAAGGGCAAAGGCCCGCTGCTCCACCCTGCCTTCCCGCCACAGAGGGGCCGAGACTTGTTTCAGCCTGCCACGGCCCAGCCACTCCACCAGCCTCACCAGGTTCAATCAGACAGCCACGCTCACCCCCCTCTTTCCTCTTGACTCCTCATTATCAGCCTCATCCAACCCATttactcctccacacacaccgGTATCACCTTCATCCACCAACCCCACCACGTCCCCTCCAGCCCAACGGCCCAAAGCCCCCAGTGAACTATTTGCACTGAAAGgccctccacctcagcagcctCGATCCCGAGGCAAAGCTCGGTGTTCCACACTGCCTCCGCGACAAAGAGCCCCCGGTCCAGAGGAGCACTCCACCAAGCCTAGCCACTCCACCAGCTTTACAGAGCTGGGGGACCACGCCACCCAGTGA